The Syngnathoides biaculeatus isolate LvHL_M chromosome 6, ASM1980259v1, whole genome shotgun sequence genome has a window encoding:
- the duox2 gene encoding dual oxidase maturation factor 1 yields MTLFDNIYPFYHMRRTSFIFSGHLFTVIVCFVVLTLCLLLILPGIRGKSRLLWLFRILLSFYISAVIVALNFTNTWAEARMMTNTTYKSFSNALVNADIGLHVGLYGINVTLKGNPVVQLNETIDYNEMFSWSDTIEQEYKEALAKGLPNPILYIAEKFTLSSPCGLIFHYRHSGQYASATLWTAFCCWMLANILLYMPVILYAGYMMLATAAFIFISTATFSSIMHASQCVFSIGAVSFEIEYSFSFWLALATGVLCTVVGVLVVIMNFMVPEKIKEAFSVGVDSWEDEDVSYGQTHRNPAFIDDVTVSPCPFTEVTVEEV; encoded by the exons ATGACTTTGTTCGACAACATTTATCCTTTCTACCATATGCGGAGGACATCTTTCATCTTCAGCGGTCACTTGTTCACTGTTATCGTTTGTTTCGTCGTGCTGACGCTCTGTCTGCTACTCATCCTACCCGGGATTCGAGGCAAGTCG CGACTGCTCTGGCTGTTCAGGATCCTTTTGAGCTTCTATATCAGTGCTGTCATCGTGG CACTCAACTTTACTAACACTTGGGCTGAAGCCCGTATGATGACAAACACTACCTACAAGTCTTTCAGCAATGCACTGGTGAACGCTGACATTGGCTTACATGTTGGCCTGTATGGCATTAATGTTACACTAAAAG GAAATCCTGTTGTCCAGTTGAACGAAACTATCGACTACAATGAGATGTTCAGCTGGAGTGACACTATTGAGCAGGAATATAAGGAAGCGTTGGCGAAAGGACTGCCAAACCCAATCCTGTACATTGCAGAGAAATTCACTCTCAGCAGCCCGTGCGGCCTCATCTTTCACTACAGGCACTCTGGGCAATACGCATCTGCAACTCTCTG GACGGCCTTTTGCTGCTGGATGCTGGCCAACATCCTTCTTTACATGCCAGTCATTTTATACGCCGGCTACATGATGCTGGCCACGGCCGccttcatcttcatttctacggCCACCTTCAGCTCCATCATGCACGCGTCCCAGTGTGTTTTCTCCATCGGAGCAGTCTCCTTTGAAATTGAATACAGCTTTTCATTCTGGCTGGCTCTGGCTACTG GTGTGCTGTGCACAGTCGTCGGCGTTCTGGTGGTGATAATGAACTTTATGGTACCGGAGAAGATAAAGGAGGCTTTCAGTGTGGGTGTTGACAGTTGGGAAGATGAGGATGTTTCTTACGGACAGACGCACCGGAATCCAGCCTTCATTGATGACGTAACAGTCTCTCCATGCCCATTCACAGAGGTCACAGTG gaagAGGTCTGA
- the apba2a gene encoding amyloid-beta A4 precursor protein-binding family A member 2 has protein sequence MTDADSCQTRISCEPRGEDMEDTCSEYDNVGSDVEQDCDEVLHLNREGVMDMRYYKQYCSEDGAYVKNAGSKNGNESNSAGDQFTATSRQSTEKRNGSHSDAKSHKAGRPFRSRCTSVAREAAEGEELGKGLENRFFFCDGDEIEEVLDGARFIQDLEETKDSDQRQAGIYQDSERIRRGCDERAREDDSRITRNYNMREANRNCESSHRSSKEERQGKGREKKAAGQDSEHMTSGIKGCTTNKNDHRVKTSSKENRKAPGRTKAKSSKHHPSPRHSHGPAPINSQRAQPRREATSVPRTSACSNNQESETRVIKPSPTLRHAPEQGKIPPEESHSQQEKLQQQEEKPSVIQEKVPDQPRRPLSPDLLPDDESSSPKKTQEAASFPSFEDVPGPCEPEDLIDGIIFAANYLGCTQVLSDKNPSKTVRMSQAQEAVSRIKSQDEDSQMMTEVDLFISTKTVKVLNADTQDTMMDSALRTISYIADIGSIVVLMARRRLSQTSSEDFSESVESRGDGTSQYGMICYVFESEDAQLIAQSIGQAFSVAYREFLRANGINPTDLSQKQYSDIINSQEMYHDDLIHFSNSDNCKELCVEKQKGEILGVVIVESGWGSILPTVILAGMLNSGPAARSGKLSVGDQIMSINDTSLVGLPLATCQGIIKGLKNQIKVKMSIVSCPPVTTVLIKRPDLKFQLGFSVQNGIICSLMRGGIAERGGVRVGHRIIEINGQSVVAMPHEKIVQTLSVSVGEINMKTMPAVMFRLLTGQEMPSYI, from the exons ATGACTGACG CTGACTCCTGCCAAACACGTATAAGTTGTGAACCAAGAGGTGAAGACATGGAGGACACATGCTCCGAATACGACAACGTGGGTTCTGATGTGGAACAGGATTGCGATGAGGTGTTACATTTAAACAGGGAGGGCGTCATGGACATGAGGTATTACAAACAGTACTGCTCTGAGGATGGGGCTTACGTCAAGAACGCAGGTAGTAAGAACGGAAACGAAAGCAACAGTgccggtgaccagttcacggCCACATCTCGCCAAAGCACAGAAAAACGCAATGGATCACATTCGGACGCTAAGTCCCACAAGGCAGGTCGTCCCTTTCGGTCGCGTTGCACATCTGTTGCAAGAGAGGCAGCGGAGGGGGAAGAACTGGGAAAGGGCCTGGAAAACAGGTTCTTCTTTTGTGATGGAGATGAAATAGAAGAGGTGCTGGATGGGGCCAGGTTTATACAAGATTTAGAGGAGACAAAAGACAGTGATCAAAGGCAGGCTGGCATTTATCAGGACAGTGAAAGGATTAGAAGGGGGTGTGATGAGCGGGCCAGAGAAGATGACAGCAGAATTACAAGAAACTATAACATGCGAGAAGCAAATAGGAATTGCGAGTCATCTCACAGGAGTTCCAAGGAGGAGCGGCAGGGGAAAGGACGAGAGAAGAAAGCGGCCGGACAGGATAGTGAGCATATGACCTCTGGGATTAAAGGTTGCACGACCAACAAAAATGATCATCGAGTGAAGACGTCGTCGAAAGAAAACAGAAAGGCTCCCGGGCGGACCAAAGCCAAATCCAGCAAGCACCACCCATCCCCCCGTCATTCTCACGGCCCAGCACCGATCAACAGCCAGAGGGCCCAACCTCGAAGAGAGGCCACTTCTGTTCCCAGAACCAGTGCCTGTAGTAATAACCAGGAGAGTGAGACGAGGGTCATCAAGCCTTCGCCAACTCTCCGTCATGCACCCGAGCAAGGGAAGATTCCCCCTGAGGAGAGCCACAGCCAGCAAGAGAAACTCCAGCAG CAGGAGGAGAAGCCAAGCGTGATCCAGGAGAAGGTTCCCGATCAGCCAAGGAGACCTCTTAGTCCAGATCTCCTCCCAGATGATGAGAGCAGCTCCCCCAAG AAAACACAAGAAGCTGCTTCGTTCCCCAGTTTTGAAGACG TTCCAGGTCCCTGTGAGCCCGAAGATCTCATTGATGGGATCATCTTTGCCGCTAACTACCTTGGCTGCACTCAGGTGCTCTCCGACAAGAATCCATCCAAGACCGTCCGCATGTCGCAGGCCCAAGAAGCCGTCAGTCGTATCAAG AGCCAAGATGAAGACTCCCAAATGATGACTGAAGTCGACCTTTTTATCTCCACTAAAACGGTCAAGGTGCTCAATGCTGACACGCAA GACACAATGATGGACAGCGCCTTGCGTACCATCTCCTATATTGCTGACATTGGCAGCATTGTGGTTCTGATGGCACGCAGGCGCTTGTCTCAGACATCGTCTGAGGATTTCTCTGAATCTGTGGAGTCGAGAGGCGACGGAACTAGTCAATACGGGATGATCTGCTATGTCTTTGAATCTGAGGAT GCCCAGCTCATCGCACAGTCCATTGGTCAGGCGTTCAGTGTGGCCTACAGAGAATTTCTTCGAGCCAATGGCATCAATCCCACGGATTTAAGTCAGAAACAATACAGTGACATCATCAACTCCCAGGAAATGTACCACGATGACCTCATCCATTTCTCAAATTCTGACAACTGCAAAGAG CTGTGCGTGGAGAAGCAGAAAGGAGAAATCCTCGGCGTGGTGATCGTCGAGTCCGGCTGGGGGTCCATTCTGCCCACGGTCATCCTCGCTGGAATGCTGAACAGCGGCCCGGCAGCACGCTCTGGCAAACTCAGTGTTGGTGATCAGATTATGTCCATCAACGACACTAGCCTGGTAGGGCTGCCGCTAGCTACCTGCCAGGGCATCATCAAG GGATTGAAGAATCAGATCAAAGTAAAGATGAGCATCGTGAGCTGCCCGCCTGTCACCACTGTCCTCATCAAGCGACCCGATCTGAAGTTCCAGCTCGGCTTTAGTGTCCAAAATGGCATA ATCTGCAGCCTGATGCGAGGCGGGATCGCCGAGAGGGGCGGCGTTCGTGTTGGACACCGAATCATAGAGATAAACGGTCAAAGCGTGGTTGCTATGCCACACGAAAAAATCGTGCAGACACTGTCCGTGTCGGTGGGTGAG ATCAACATGAAGACGATGCCCGCTGTGATGTTCCGACTGCTCACAGGGCAGGAGATGCCATCCTACATATGA
- the fan1 gene encoding fanconi-associated nuclease 1, with translation MADKGDKHKPRRDLSSKNKKKGSALAVNKTLITSFFSNPPPPKLSCPLCGQMVLRFGINEHIDLQCKNFERGDHVASSENKTAVSPSRNSPKSSQRDPEQEDETRTSPYFKSRTSPNPTREISNKIVVRTLNLGSLSNKLSRTCQTTIDTTHSNVKDGCSDLKDSLDDVSNSQKENIDSQASGSNGHSMRESELTTTDVDPSITATSLENDPKQETGSNALLSSSSKQVKRKKETPDTGRVSSIIKKQKHGGTSSVETFSGKNAQEKVKLKTEVLSTIDHEPLSSSDKSSHTSSDLQVDSVAEKSIRNQTDDTSPPQRLPYYLRNFQTVLQAVLENEDDRALFDQDDLMLVQTFEKLSLMGQKLYVRLFQRKLKWLQVDKLNYEEISSDLGLVTRELVQGGLLETEKDLSDVEEVLDLLPAPELKALAKTFHLGNCGTQKQQLVDGLLRLSKQKSLFSLSQPQNNIRAVILKRAKQLAGSCVRLHRGPRAVFSRILLLFSLTDTMDEEETAAGGQSQLYTILLVNTGRLAFPDYVVQRVAKVFQDRDDLIRYEASMRALQEVTLTMQAGHWEEAMDLYTKAKNEWEDLKMSYDLSHQEELPVFLRSFTTGWAYTRILSRGVEILQRLRRYEEAVDELQSLLLQDVYCPDSRGRWWDRLALNLQQHLKKPEEAICAIRDGLSDPLVRTGHKLSLYQRAFRMRESASFKKYHLLLSELPTFDVQDVRHVTIRGQLFPHEGGKGKSRFLVPSNVDDCTDGTVICSVEDLSLAHYRQQGFDQGIHGEGSTFSTLFALLLWDIIFMDGIPDVFRTLYQAYPLDFYTDCFYENRREAVDSRVDLLSKASVETLHAMMEDIWNSQEGKVCSCANWELFSSLRQAQSLVSCMGGAFLAGVIIRMAKDFRHCRGGLPDLVVWNTSNKIYKLVEVKGPNDRLSQKQQIWLDELQKLGADVEVCHVVATGAKGSRVE, from the exons ATGGCCGACAAAGGAGACAAACACAAACCCAGGCGGGATTTGTCCTCcaagaacaaaaagaaaggaagcgcTCTCGCTGTCAACAAAACTCTCATCACGTCGTTCTTCAGCAACCCGCCGCCGCCAAAACTGTCTTGCCCGCTTTGCGGTCAGATGGTTCTCAGATTTGGCATCAACGAGCACATTGATTTGCAGTGCAAGAACTTTGAGAGAGGAGACCATGTTGcctcatcagaaaataagacTGCCGTGTCACCCAGCAGAAACTCCCCCAAGTCCTCCCAGCGAGATCCGGAGCAGGAGGACGAAACCAGGACAAGTCCTTATTTCAAGTCGAGAACCTCTCCGAACCCGACTCGGGAAATAAGCAACAAGATTGTAGTCAGAACACTCAACCTAGGAAGTCTCTCCAATAAGTTATCTAGAACTTGCCAAACGACAATTGATACCACACACTCAAATGTTAAAGATGGATGTTCTGATCTTAAAGACTCTTTGGATGATGTGAGCAACTCacagaaagaaaatattgaCAGCCAGGCTTCGGGAAGCAACGGACACTCAATGAGAGAAAGCGAGTTGACAACAACCGATGTTGACCCAAGTATAACAGCAACAAGTTtggaaaatgatccaaaacaagAGACAGGGTCAAATGCGTtactctcctcttcctccaaacaagttAAGCGAAAGAAGGAGACACCTGACACTGGTAGGGTGTCTAGTataataaagaaacaaaaacacggGGGAACCAGCTCGGTGGAAACATTTTCtgggaaaaatgcacaagaaaaagtaaaactcaaGACTGAGGTGCTCTCTACCATTGATCATGAGCCCCTTTCAAGCTCAGACAAGTCCTCTCATACTAGCAGCGATTTACAGGTGGATAGTGTGGCTGAGAAAAGCATCAGGAACCAGACAGACGACACATCACCCCCACAAAGGCTGCCCTATTACCTACGCAATTTCCAGACCGTTCTTCAGGCCGTGCTGGAGAACGAAGACGACAGAGCCCTGTTTGATCAGGATGACCTGATGCTGGTGCAAACCTTTGAGAAGCTCTCAC TCATGGGACAGAAGTTGTACGTGAGACTGTTTCAGCGGAAACTGAAGTGGCTTCAAGTGGATAAACTGAATTATGAGGAAATATCCAGTGATTTGGGACTTGTTACTCGGGAGCTGGTCCAGGGTGGTCTTCTGGAGACAG agaAAGACCTAAGCGATGTAGAAGAAGTTCTAGATCTCTTGCCTGCCCCTGAGCTCAAAGCACTGGCAAAGACATTTCATCTGGGCAATTGTGGAACTCAAAAACAGCAGCTCGTCGATGGGCTTCTCCGGCTGAGCAAGCAGAAGTCACTCTTCTCGCTGAGCCAGCCTCAAAACAACATCAGGGCTGTCATCTTGAAAAG AGCAAAGCAGCTTGCAGGTTCCTGTGTGCGTCTGCACCGCGGTCCTCGGGCTGTCTTCTCTCGCATCCTTCTGCTCTTCTCTCTGACCGACACTATGGATGAGGAGGAGACAGCAGCAGGTGGACAAAGCCAGCTTTATACCATCCTGCTGGTCAACACGGGGCGCCTGGCCTTCCCAGATTACGTAGTGCAGCGCGTGGCAAAGGTCTTCCAGGACAGAGACGACCTCATTAG ATATGAAGCATCCATGCGAGCATTGCAGGAGGTGACCTTGACGATGCAGGCAGGTCACTGGGAAGAGGCTATGGACCTTTATACTAAAGCCAAGAATGAGTGGGAGGACCTAAAAATGAGCTACGATCTCAG TCATCAAGAGGAGCTCCCAGTGTTCCTGCGCAGCTTCACCACAGGATGGGCTTACACTCGTATATTATCAAGAGGTGTGGAGATCTTACAGAGACTGCGTCGATATGAG GAGGCTGTCGATGAGTTGCAGTCCTTGCTTCTCCAGGATGTGTACTGCCCAGACAGTAGAGGGCGCTGGTGGGACAGACTGGCACTGAACCTTCAACAACACCTCAAAAAACCTGAAGAA GCCATCTGTGCTATCAGAGACGGTTTGTCTGACCCCTTAGTGCGAACAGGACATAAGTTGTCCCTCTACCAGAGAGCTTTTCGGATGAGAGAGTCTGCCAGCTTCAAGAAGTACCATCTGCTGCTCAGCGAGCTCCCCACTTTCGATGTCCAGGATGTCAGACAT GTGACCATCCgaggacagctttttccccatGAAGGGGGCAAAGGGAAATCACGGTTTCTAGTACCGTCAAATGTGGACGATTGTACTGATGGCACCGTAATATGCTCCGTGGAAGATCTGTCTTTAGCTCATTACCGCCAGCAAGGCTTTGACCAAG GAATCCATGGAGAAGGATCAACATTCTCAACACTATTCGCCCTTCTGTTGTGGGACATCATTTTTATGGATGGAATACCAGATGTTTTCCGAACTTTGTATCAG GCATATCCCCTGGATTTTTACACTGACTGTTTCTATGAGAACCGACGAGAGGCAGTGGATTCCCGTGTAGATTTACTTAGTAAAGCTTCGGTAGAAACCTTGCACGCCATGATGGAGGATATTTGGAATTCCCAAGAGGGCAAAGTGTGTTCTTGTGCCAACTGGGAGCTATTCTCTTCACTTAGACAAGCCCAG TCTCTTGTGTCATGCATGGGCGGAGCCTTCTTAGCAGGCGTAATAATACGGATGGCGAAAGACTTCAGACACTGTCGTGGAGGTTTGCCGGACCTTGTTGTGTGGAACACATCCAATAAAATCTACAAG CTGGTGGAGGTGAAGGGGCCGAATGACCGTCTGTCCCAGAAGCAACAGATCTGGTTGGATGAGCTCCAAAAACTGGGTGCTGACGTGGAGGTGTGTCATGTGGTGGCCACTGGAGCCAAAGGATCTCGTGTGGAATAA